A stretch of the Candidatus Hydrogenedens sp. genome encodes the following:
- a CDS encoding carbon starvation CstA family protein, with translation MILLLTILGIIFFVAAYFTYGNFLVRIFDLRNDRKTPSEELYDGIDYCPAHPSVLLGHHFASIAGAGPIVGPITAGGWFGWLPVYLWVVLGSIFIGGVHDFGSLVASMRHKGLSIGEVIEQWVSRKAKILFLCFTWLALVLVIAVFLQLSADTFVQDPAVAFSATLYIFLALIFGLMIYRFHIPLLYGSIVAIPIVLISVWIGKMTFIQENFVLSMETWRWLLIGYIFFASVLPVWLLLQPRDYLASYLLYFAVLIASIGILLGGNSFEISLPVFKSFAPDKNTYLWPMLFVTVACGAVSGFHCMVASGTTSKQIRCETDAKPVGYGAMLLEGFVAIIALSCIMLVGKIPKEGGPLAVFGEGFAKFAAIIHINPNLGKSLGLLAVNSFILTTLDTSTRIARYQLQELSRMKLDRFSATIISIVAAMLLLFIRTGDEPTWKIIWPIFGASNQLVAGIALLGIMVWVARGLGKKYYFVQIPMIFMLITTISALILFMISNFRNHQYILVVVAALLIFLAVLLILEAWTVFRRFRKGQLS, from the coding sequence ATGATTTTACTTTTAACAATTCTGGGAATTATTTTTTTTGTCGCTGCTTATTTTACCTACGGGAATTTTTTGGTGCGTATATTTGACTTAAGAAATGACCGAAAAACACCCTCCGAAGAATTATATGATGGGATAGATTATTGCCCAGCACATCCATCTGTTTTATTAGGACATCATTTTGCATCTATCGCCGGTGCAGGTCCCATAGTAGGTCCTATTACTGCGGGTGGTTGGTTTGGCTGGCTGCCGGTTTATTTATGGGTGGTTTTGGGTTCTATTTTCATAGGTGGTGTTCATGATTTTGGTTCGTTAGTGGCATCTATGAGACATAAAGGTTTATCTATAGGGGAAGTAATAGAGCAATGGGTTAGCCGAAAGGCAAAAATTTTGTTTTTATGTTTCACATGGCTTGCTTTGGTTTTAGTGATTGCTGTGTTTTTACAATTATCTGCCGATACTTTTGTCCAAGACCCTGCCGTTGCTTTTTCTGCAACATTATATATTTTTTTGGCTCTTATTTTTGGGTTGATGATTTATCGCTTTCATATCCCATTGCTTTATGGCTCAATTGTTGCTATTCCCATTGTTTTAATCTCTGTGTGGATAGGTAAGATGACTTTTATTCAAGAAAATTTTGTGTTGTCCATGGAAACATGGCGTTGGTTACTAATTGGTTATATCTTTTTTGCTTCTGTTTTACCTGTTTGGCTATTGCTTCAGCCACGGGATTATCTTGCTTCTTACTTGCTTTATTTTGCAGTACTAATAGCCAGTATAGGAATATTGTTAGGTGGAAATTCATTTGAAATATCTTTGCCAGTATTTAAATCATTTGCTCCCGATAAAAATACTTATCTATGGCCTATGTTATTTGTTACAGTCGCTTGTGGTGCGGTATCGGGTTTCCATTGTATGGTTGCAAGTGGAACTACATCGAAACAGATAAGATGTGAGACGGATGCAAAACCTGTGGGCTATGGGGCTATGTTGTTAGAAGGTTTTGTGGCAATTATTGCTTTGAGTTGTATTATGTTAGTAGGAAAAATTCCTAAAGAGGGTGGACCTCTTGCTGTTTTTGGCGAGGGTTTTGCAAAATTTGCGGCGATTATCCATATTAATCCAAATTTGGGCAAATCATTAGGTCTGTTGGCGGTTAATTCTTTTATATTAACAACATTAGATACATCTACTCGAATAGCGCGATATCAGTTACAAGAACTTAGTAGAATGAAATTAGACCGTTTTTCTGCAACAATAATTAGTATTGTTGCGGCTATGTTATTGCTTTTTATTCGTACCGGTGATGAGCCTACATGGAAGATAATATGGCCTATTTTTGGAGCATCCAATCAATTAGTAGCTGGGATTGCTTTACTCGGGATTATGGTTTGGGTTGCAAGAGGTTTAGGGAAAAAATATTATTTTGTCCAAATTCCCATGATTTTTATGCTTATCACCACTATTTCAGCATTAATACTTTTTATGATAAGCAATTTTCGTAACCATCAGTATATATTAGTTGTTGTTGCTGCTTTATTGATTTTCCTTGCTGTTTTGCTGATTTTGGAAGCATGGACTGTGTTTCGTCGTTTTCGGAAAGGTCAATTAAGTTAA
- a CDS encoding glycosyltransferase family 4 protein, with amino-acid sequence MSLKIAFVAGCPYPVPQGSQAFIRENALALRQRGHEIHLIVYGYGTNHSTDNFQIHRGPNIPGENRTSAGPSIKKIWLDLLMVKTVQRVCRERNIQILFAHNYEGLIIALMSGIRPVIYHAHNAMSDELPYYFDRGKDFFHLLGRYMDRKFPQKADYIVTPHERLGANLLLKGIKKEKLRIIPPPIDSASFPISQVKKDTLPPILYTGNLDPYQNLDFLFQVIERVRKEIPKTRLIIGTFEKQKIQGAEVVHIGTFDSLKKLLEEDSIMAIPRVSWSGYPIKLLNAMASGKPIVCCESSAYGIKNGFNGMVVPDNDLENFAQSLITLIRTPSLREELGKNARDTIQTQHNPEIVGKALEDLCFLCIQKH; translated from the coding sequence ATGAGTCTTAAAATAGCATTCGTGGCAGGCTGTCCATATCCTGTCCCTCAAGGGTCACAGGCATTTATTCGTGAAAATGCACTTGCTTTACGACAAAGAGGGCATGAAATCCATCTAATTGTATATGGTTACGGGACAAATCATTCTACGGATAATTTTCAAATACATCGAGGTCCTAATATTCCTGGTGAAAATCGAACTTCCGCAGGACCTTCCATAAAAAAAATCTGGCTTGATTTGCTCATGGTAAAAACAGTACAAAGGGTCTGCCGTGAACGAAACATTCAAATCCTTTTCGCTCATAATTATGAAGGTCTTATCATTGCTCTCATGTCTGGTATTCGTCCTGTTATCTATCATGCCCACAATGCAATGAGTGATGAATTGCCCTACTATTTTGACCGTGGAAAGGACTTTTTTCATTTATTAGGGAGATACATGGATAGAAAGTTTCCGCAAAAAGCAGATTACATTGTTACGCCTCATGAACGACTTGGAGCAAATTTATTGTTAAAAGGAATAAAGAAGGAAAAACTCCGTATTATCCCCCCTCCTATAGATTCTGCCTCCTTCCCTATAAGTCAAGTTAAAAAAGATACCCTTCCCCCAATTCTATACACAGGCAATTTAGACCCATATCAAAATCTTGACTTTCTTTTTCAGGTCATAGAGCGTGTGCGAAAAGAAATCCCCAAAACACGACTAATCATAGGTACATTTGAAAAACAAAAAATACAAGGTGCAGAAGTTGTTCATATTGGCACTTTTGACTCATTAAAAAAACTACTTGAGGAAGATTCTATAATGGCAATACCTCGTGTATCATGGTCTGGCTATCCAATTAAGCTACTCAACGCCATGGCAAGTGGAAAACCTATCGTTTGTTGTGAAAGTTCTGCCTATGGAATAAAAAATGGTTTTAACGGAATGGTCGTCCCTGATAATGATTTAGAAAATTTTGCTCAATCACTTATTACACTTATAAGGACACCTTCACTTCGTGAAGAATTAGGTAAAAATGCTCGTGATACTATTCAAACCCAACATAATCCTGAAATTGTAGGAAAAGCCTTAGAAGACTTATGCTTTTTATGTATCCAAAAACATTAA